CCATGACCCCGCTCATGATGACCGGCTTGGACAGCCGGTATGTCACGAGGCAGGTTCCGCCGGGGTTGATGTGGTTCATGGCGCCGGTGAGAAGGATCTGAGGCGGGGTGATGTCGACCTTGACGGGCTTCGTGACGACGGCCGTGTTCGCCCAGAGGGAATGGTCGGTGGCGGTGATGGTCAGGGTCGCCGAGCCCTCCTGAAGCTTCCAGTGCCACGGATCAAGGGGCAGGGAGAGGATTTTCTCGCGGACTCCCCGCTGGGGGAAATCCTCCGCCGCGATGACCTGGGTCCGGGTTCCCTGGGAGAGCGTCACGACGGCCTTTTTCAGGCCGCTGCCGGAGTCGCGGAAGGTGATGCCCAGGACCTTCTGCCTCCCCACGAGGCTGACATCCTGGTCCAGGTCGATCCGGGGCTTCTGGAACTCGCCCACGGTCAGGAGGAACCAGGCCGCCCCCCCCAGCACCAGGACCGCGGCCACTCCAATGATCATCCACTTGTTTGGTTTCACAACCGACCTCCCCGCCAGAATTGGCGCCGGCAGGCGTGCACACACCTGTTCTCCCGGCGTCCGGCGTGGTCTTTCTATAAAGGCTTTGCAGAGCCTTTTCAAGCGAAACGGGCCGCCGGCTTCACCGCTTCCATGGGAACCCGTCCCGCTGCAATGCAGTGGTTGTCTGTCTGCCGGTTTCCCTGTAAGATGCATTTCGCAATCATTATCGTTCCGAAATAGAATGACAGCGAAAAAAAAGGAGAATTATGAACAGGCGTGCGGAAGCGAATCCAACCGGGAATGCCGTTGAGCATCAGCCTTCACAGACCGCGATGGGGACGGTTTTCCTGCGGGCCATGGCGGCGGTGGACAGGAGAAGCGGCATCCGGGGCCCCGATGACCTGGCGCAGCACTTCCTGCCCGATGACCGCAGGATCATTCTCCAGGATCCGGCGCTCAGGGGATGGGTCATCCGGAACTCCGTTTCTCCAGGGATGTACGAGTTCCTGATCGCGCGGACGGCTTACTTCGACGGCATCGTGAAACTGGCCCTGGCCGCAAGGGTTCCGCAGATCGTCTTCCTGGGGGCGGGGTATGACAGCCGGCCCTACCGTTTCCGGGACCTGATCGGGGAAACGCGGATTTTCGAAATGGACATGCCGAAGATCCAGGAGCACAAGCGGAAACTGCTGGAGCGGGCGCGCATTCCCATCCCGGAGCAGCTCACGTTCGTTCCCGTCGACTTCCGGACCGGCGGCATTGGAGGAAAACTCAGCAAGGCGGGATTCGATCCGGGCCTGGAAGCGCTCTTCGTCTGGGAGGGGGTCACGTATTACCTTCCCGGGAAGGCCATCAACAACACGCTCAAGGCGATCAGGGATCATTCGTACCCGGGGAGCACCGTCTGTTTCGACTATGCGTCCCGCTCTCCCGAAAAACAGGGGAGCGACCGGGTGCAGAAATTGAAGGATAACATGAAATCGAGCTATCCCGAAGAACCGGCCTGTTTCGCCTTGCGGGACGGGGAGATCGAATCTTTCCTGGAGAAGAGGGGCTACAGGATCCTGGAGAACCTCACGTCGGAGGATATGGAGGCGAGATACCTGAACCTGCCCGATCGTGCCCTGGCGGGGACGGTTCCTTCCGTGTTCTCCTTTGTCTGGGCGGAGCTTCTGTGACCGTCCCGTACCGGAAAAGGAATGGATCGCAAGGTTTCCCCGTGCCGGGAGCAGGAAACCGGGCCGTACGGGACATCGGATGCAGACTCTTGACCGCCGAAGGAGGAACGATGAGAAAAATCGCCACCGGAGTACTCTGGCTCCTCGTTGTTGTGATGCTCTGCGGCTGCGGCGCCCTTGGCCGGGACATCGAGGTCAGCTCCCTCATGCAGAAGAAGAAGCATCACGAGGCAATCCGGATGCTCCAGGGGGAGCTGGATGCGAAGATGGAGGTGTCCTCGTTCCGCCTCTATCTACTGAGCGCGGCCTACTATGAAGTCCGGGACTACGAACGCCTGCTCACGACGGTGGACCTGATGGAGCGCAGGATCGCCGGCGGCGACGCCGAGATCTACGGCGCAAATCTCGCCCCGTATCCGGGGATCATGCGCGGCTTCGCATACCTGGATCAGGGCGACTTCGAGAAGGCGGTGAAGGCGGCCTCGGAGG
This DNA window, taken from Syntrophales bacterium, encodes the following:
- a CDS encoding SAM-dependent methyltransferase, which codes for MNRRAEANPTGNAVEHQPSQTAMGTVFLRAMAAVDRRSGIRGPDDLAQHFLPDDRRIILQDPALRGWVIRNSVSPGMYEFLIARTAYFDGIVKLALAARVPQIVFLGAGYDSRPYRFRDLIGETRIFEMDMPKIQEHKRKLLERARIPIPEQLTFVPVDFRTGGIGGKLSKAGFDPGLEALFVWEGVTYYLPGKAINNTLKAIRDHSYPGSTVCFDYASRSPEKQGSDRVQKLKDNMKSSYPEEPACFALRDGEIESFLEKRGYRILENLTSEDMEARYLNLPDRALAGTVPSVFSFVWAELL